From Halobacterium sp. R2-5, the proteins below share one genomic window:
- the meaB gene encoding methylmalonyl Co-A mutase-associated GTPase MeaB, translating to MAAQDAPELVDELLAGKHRALARTITRIENRSSGYRDLVAALYPHTGNADVIGITGSPGSGKSTLVDKMAAAYRDQELTVGVIAVDPSSPFTGGAVLGDRIRMASTATDMDVFFRSMSARGSLGGLSTATADAVKALDAFGKDKIIIETVGAGQNEVDVVKTADTVAVLVPPSSGDDVQMLKAGILEIGDVFVVNKADLAGADKTVTELKNMLDMRDAEPGDWTPRVVETVANSGEGVSDFLDVLGEHAGWLDESGRREDKRYQRHAEELRNLLREDASELIEDELDARGGVDQLVERIDAGETTPYDVADDVVGPLADCLDERRD from the coding sequence ATGGCCGCCCAGGACGCCCCCGAACTCGTCGACGAGCTGCTCGCCGGGAAACACCGGGCGCTCGCGCGCACCATCACGCGAATCGAGAACCGGTCGTCGGGCTACCGCGACCTCGTCGCCGCGCTCTACCCGCACACGGGGAACGCGGACGTGATCGGTATCACGGGCAGCCCGGGCTCCGGGAAGTCGACGCTCGTGGACAAGATGGCGGCGGCGTACCGCGACCAGGAGCTCACCGTCGGCGTCATCGCCGTCGACCCGTCGTCGCCGTTCACGGGCGGCGCGGTGCTCGGCGACCGCATCCGGATGGCCTCGACGGCGACGGACATGGACGTGTTCTTCCGGTCGATGTCCGCTCGGGGGAGCCTCGGCGGACTGTCGACCGCGACCGCGGACGCCGTGAAGGCCCTCGACGCGTTCGGGAAGGACAAGATCATCATCGAAACCGTGGGCGCCGGCCAGAACGAGGTCGACGTGGTGAAGACCGCGGACACGGTCGCGGTGCTCGTGCCACCGTCATCCGGCGACGACGTCCAGATGCTGAAGGCGGGCATCCTCGAAATCGGGGACGTGTTCGTCGTGAACAAGGCCGACCTCGCCGGCGCGGACAAGACCGTCACCGAGCTCAAGAACATGCTCGACATGCGCGACGCCGAGCCCGGCGACTGGACGCCGCGGGTCGTCGAGACGGTCGCGAACAGCGGCGAAGGAGTGAGTGACTTCCTCGACGTGCTCGGCGAGCACGCGGGCTGGCTCGACGAGTCGGGCCGCCGCGAGGACAAGCGCTACCAGCGCCACGCCGAGGAGCTCCGGAACCTCCTGCGGGAGGACGCGAGCGAACTCATCGAGGACGAGCTCGACGCGCGCGGCGGCGTGGACCAGCTCGTCGAGCGCATCGACGCGGGCGAGACGACGCCGTACGACGTCGCCGACGACGTCGTCGGGCCGCTCGCGGACTGTCTGGACGAGCGCCGGGACTGA
- a CDS encoding cobalamin B12-binding domain-containing protein: protein MSHESQRNIRCLVAKVGLDGHDRGAHVITRAFRDAGFEVIYSGLHKAPEEIVQATVQEDVDVLGISILSGAHNTLVPKIVEGLQEYDAFEDTLIIVGGIIPDEDRDGLREAGVDAIFGPGTPMEETIEFIRGNVKRRD from the coding sequence ATGAGCCACGAATCCCAGCGGAACATCCGGTGCCTGGTGGCCAAAGTCGGACTCGACGGCCACGACCGGGGCGCCCACGTCATCACGCGGGCGTTCCGCGACGCCGGGTTCGAGGTCATCTACTCCGGGCTCCACAAGGCCCCCGAGGAGATCGTGCAGGCGACGGTCCAGGAGGACGTCGACGTGCTCGGCATCTCCATCCTCTCGGGCGCGCACAACACGCTCGTCCCGAAGATCGTCGAGGGCCTACAGGAGTACGACGCCTTCGAGGACACCCTCATCATCGTCGGCGGCATCATCCCCGACGAGGACCGCGACGGCCTGCGGGAGGCTGGCGTGGACGCCATCTTCGGGCCGGGGACGCCGATGGAGGAGACCATCGAGTTCATCCGGGGGAACGTCAAGCGGCGTGACTGA
- a CDS encoding DUF420 domain-containing protein, which yields MTSVSEYARAHPRRVTVVLSVVGYALVAAAFSGVVPLFPPLSDETVLLFSDAIAVVNTLALTALLAGAVFIRRGDVDKHRAAMLTAFALICVFLVLYLWKVGGGFEKSIVIEEGQLLAAYAGIVEILYLLMLAVHIFLSVVAVPVVLYAITLGLTHTPAELRETSHAKYGRIAVAAWSLSLFLGVVTYWMLNHVYSWVPR from the coding sequence ATGACTTCCGTCTCCGAGTACGCGCGAGCCCACCCGCGACGCGTCACCGTCGTCCTCTCGGTCGTCGGGTACGCGCTCGTCGCCGCCGCCTTCTCCGGCGTCGTCCCGCTGTTCCCGCCGCTGTCGGACGAGACCGTGCTCCTGTTCTCGGACGCCATCGCCGTCGTGAACACGCTCGCGCTCACCGCCCTGCTCGCCGGCGCGGTGTTCATCCGCCGCGGCGACGTCGACAAGCACCGGGCCGCCATGCTCACCGCGTTCGCGCTCATCTGCGTGTTCCTCGTGCTCTACCTCTGGAAAGTCGGCGGCGGCTTCGAGAAGTCCATCGTCATCGAGGAAGGCCAGCTCCTCGCCGCTTACGCCGGCATCGTCGAGATTCTCTACCTCCTCATGCTCGCCGTCCACATCTTCCTCTCCGTCGTCGCCGTCCCCGTCGTCCTCTACGCGATTACGCTCGGGCTGACGCACACGCCGGCAGAGCTCCGGGAGACCAGTCACGCCAAGTACGGCCGCATCGCGGTCGCCGCGTGGTCGCTGTCGCTGTTTTTGGGTGTCGTCACCTACTGGATGCTCAACCACGTCTACTCCTGGGTCCCGCGCTAG
- a CDS encoding ABC transporter permease, whose translation MSRLARIRAEATATYRTFLRRRTAVFFTFFFPVLLIVIFAGLVRTTSGSGGLFTEPTAYYVPAYLATVVLFTPLSRVGSTVARHREGNRFEKLSTTPLTRAEWLAAHTLVNVALIAAASAVLLVALLATGASFALSPWLAVLVPATSVVFCGVGAVIGSYADGQDGAIAASNGIALPVLFLSETFVQPELFPAWFRPVVDLSPLAYFARGVRAATYSGGDVTTNAAVVVVLAVVAFAVGTLAIPWTE comes from the coding sequence ATGAGCCGGCTCGCCCGCATTCGTGCGGAAGCGACGGCGACCTACCGGACGTTCCTCCGGCGGCGGACGGCGGTGTTCTTCACGTTCTTCTTCCCGGTGTTGCTCATCGTCATCTTCGCCGGCCTCGTCCGCACGACCTCGGGCAGCGGCGGCCTGTTCACGGAGCCGACCGCGTACTACGTGCCGGCGTACCTCGCGACCGTCGTGCTGTTCACGCCGCTGTCGCGGGTCGGCAGCACGGTCGCGCGCCACCGCGAGGGGAACCGCTTCGAGAAGCTGTCGACGACACCGCTGACGCGCGCGGAGTGGCTGGCCGCGCACACGCTCGTGAACGTCGCGCTCATCGCGGCGGCGTCGGCCGTACTGCTGGTCGCGCTGCTCGCGACTGGCGCGTCGTTCGCGCTCTCGCCGTGGCTCGCGGTGCTCGTGCCCGCCACGTCCGTGGTGTTCTGCGGCGTCGGCGCGGTCATCGGGAGCTACGCGGACGGCCAGGACGGCGCCATCGCCGCGAGCAACGGCATCGCCTTGCCCGTGCTCTTCCTCTCGGAGACGTTCGTCCAGCCGGAGCTGTTCCCCGCGTGGTTCCGGCCCGTCGTCGACCTCTCGCCGCTCGCGTACTTCGCGCGGGGCGTCCGCGCGGCGACGTACTCGGGCGGGGACGTGACGACGAACGCGGCCGTCGTCGTCGTGCTCGCGGTGGTCGCGTTCGCCGTCGGCACGCTCGCGATTCCGTGGACGGAGTGA
- a CDS encoding ABC transporter ATP-binding protein: MTPAVVAEDVHKAYGDTAAVDGVSLSVDEGEVFALVGPNGAGKTTLVRCLTGTTNPDSGSVELLGDEPGEANDQRVGLLPQDFSPPDRLTAGELVGYYAGLYDDARDPDAVLAEVGLDPDTETWYGDLSGGEQRRACVAAALVNAPDVLFLDEPTTAVDPAGRRALWRVFEGLADSGTTIFLTTHDMAEAERLADRVALLADGKVAATGTPRELVAEHGGRPRLVVELPEGSAESPDVPGFDPESTREGLVFSGVAPEAIGEVVAALDDAGVDFEALSWREPTLEDAYLALAGDVEGAEVRR; the protein is encoded by the coding sequence ATGACTCCCGCAGTCGTCGCCGAGGACGTACACAAGGCCTACGGCGACACCGCCGCGGTCGACGGCGTCTCGCTGTCCGTCGACGAGGGCGAGGTGTTCGCGCTCGTCGGACCGAACGGCGCGGGCAAGACGACGCTCGTGCGCTGCCTCACGGGCACGACGAACCCGGACAGCGGCAGCGTGGAACTGCTCGGCGACGAGCCAGGCGAGGCCAACGACCAGCGCGTCGGCCTGCTCCCGCAGGACTTCTCCCCGCCGGACCGCCTCACCGCGGGCGAACTGGTCGGCTACTACGCCGGCCTCTACGACGACGCCCGCGACCCCGACGCGGTGCTCGCGGAGGTCGGCCTCGACCCCGACACGGAGACGTGGTACGGCGACCTCTCGGGCGGCGAACAGCGCCGCGCGTGCGTCGCCGCAGCGCTCGTGAACGCCCCGGACGTGCTGTTCCTCGACGAGCCGACGACAGCCGTCGACCCCGCGGGGCGGCGCGCGCTCTGGCGCGTGTTCGAGGGGCTCGCGGACTCGGGAACGACCATCTTCCTCACCACGCACGACATGGCCGAGGCCGAGCGCCTCGCCGACCGCGTCGCGCTGCTCGCCGACGGGAAGGTCGCCGCGACCGGGACCCCCAGAGAACTGGTCGCCGAGCACGGCGGCCGACCGCGACTCGTCGTCGAACTCCCGGAGGGATCCGCGGAGTCCCCCGACGTGCCGGGCTTCGACCCCGAGAGTACACGAGAGGGGCTCGTCTTCTCCGGCGTCGCGCCAGAGGCCATCGGCGAGGTCGTCGCGGCGCTCGACGACGCCGGCGTCGACTTCGAGGCGCTGTCGTGGCGCGAGCCGACGCTCGAGGACGCGTACCTCGCGCTCGCCGGCGACGTCGAGGGCGCGGAGGTGCGGCGATGA
- a CDS encoding ABC transporter ATP-binding protein, translating into MGASVSLSPGRFVPTRKALLYAALILNGELAVVLLYFAVASSVATDPVVLAYPFVWINASIWAAWRVDLPDAPPRQRLLALGVALAYFLVLGGVGGLYMFHGADLGARVSWLSPGWGPALLYSGAGFTVSLLPFKVIGYATLAYLVAATVLDAAKTGAAGFLGLFACVSCTWPVAATVFTGAFGSASAVASAAQNDPYGLSTVVFVSSVLLLVWRPTR; encoded by the coding sequence GTGGGGGCGTCAGTGTCGCTCTCGCCGGGCCGGTTCGTGCCGACGCGGAAGGCGCTGCTGTACGCCGCACTGATACTCAACGGCGAGCTCGCCGTCGTGCTGTTGTACTTCGCGGTGGCGTCGTCGGTCGCGACCGACCCCGTGGTGCTGGCGTACCCGTTCGTCTGGATCAACGCCTCCATCTGGGCGGCCTGGCGGGTGGATTTGCCCGACGCGCCGCCACGACAGCGCCTGCTCGCGCTCGGCGTCGCGCTCGCGTACTTCCTCGTGCTCGGCGGCGTCGGCGGGCTGTACATGTTCCACGGCGCCGACCTCGGCGCGCGGGTCTCGTGGCTCTCCCCGGGCTGGGGTCCCGCGCTCCTCTACAGCGGCGCCGGGTTCACCGTCAGCCTGCTGCCGTTCAAGGTGATCGGGTACGCGACGCTGGCGTACCTCGTCGCAGCGACCGTCCTCGACGCCGCGAAGACCGGCGCCGCGGGCTTCCTCGGGCTGTTCGCGTGCGTGAGCTGTACGTGGCCGGTCGCCGCGACCGTGTTCACGGGCGCGTTCGGCAGCGCGTCAGCGGTCGCGTCCGCGGCGCAGAACGACCCGTACGGCCTCTCCACCGTGGTGTTCGTCTCCTCCGTGCTGTTGCTCGTCTGGCGGCCGACCCGGTAG
- the cyoE gene encoding heme o synthase codes for MGVYTLLVVGATSALTDAAAACQSWPACDGRWYALDSVSLAVVWGHRTAAVITGVLVLAAAVLAWRQETSGRVRAAVTIALAAYPVQVAVGALTATSPGSAALGGAHLALGVLIFAGLVAALAWTLEAQTGHLPSVEWEGEPKGDDGDDSVPASGPLATAYAYFRLTKPRLMWLLCLVAAAGMALAAGPSLRVETIALTLGGGVLAIGASGTFNHVLEREKDRKMSRTDDRPLANDRIPKRNAIAFGVTLAAASLAAFYSVNPLTAALGFTAIVFYSVVYTLVLKPNTRQSTVIGGAAGALPALIGWAAVTGDVGVAGLALAAVIFLWTPAHFYNLALAYKDDYERGGFPLMPVVSGESTTRKHIVYYLGATLVSAVALSEFAGLGVLYAATTVVFGAVFLYAAVRLHRERDRSAAMRAFHASNAYLGCLLVAVVVDAMVV; via the coding sequence ATGGGCGTCTACACGCTGCTCGTCGTCGGCGCGACGTCCGCACTGACGGACGCGGCCGCGGCGTGCCAGTCGTGGCCGGCCTGCGACGGACGCTGGTACGCCCTCGACTCAGTCTCGCTGGCCGTCGTCTGGGGCCACCGCACGGCCGCCGTAATCACCGGCGTGCTCGTGCTCGCAGCCGCGGTGCTGGCGTGGCGCCAGGAGACTTCCGGCCGCGTCCGCGCCGCGGTCACCATCGCACTCGCCGCCTACCCCGTCCAGGTGGCGGTCGGCGCGCTCACGGCGACGTCGCCGGGGTCGGCCGCGCTCGGCGGCGCGCACCTCGCGCTCGGCGTGCTCATCTTCGCCGGCCTGGTCGCCGCGCTCGCGTGGACGCTGGAAGCCCAGACCGGCCACCTGCCCTCCGTGGAGTGGGAGGGCGAGCCGAAAGGCGACGACGGCGACGACAGCGTCCCCGCGTCCGGCCCGCTGGCGACCGCGTACGCGTACTTCCGGCTGACGAAGCCGCGGCTGATGTGGCTGCTCTGCCTGGTCGCCGCGGCCGGCATGGCGCTGGCGGCGGGTCCGAGCCTCCGCGTCGAGACGATCGCGCTGACGCTCGGCGGCGGCGTGCTCGCCATCGGCGCGTCCGGGACCTTCAACCACGTGCTCGAACGCGAGAAGGACCGGAAGATGTCCCGCACGGACGACCGCCCGCTCGCGAACGACCGCATCCCGAAGCGCAACGCGATCGCGTTCGGCGTGACGCTGGCAGCGGCGTCGCTGGCCGCGTTCTACAGCGTGAACCCGCTGACCGCGGCGCTCGGGTTCACCGCCATCGTGTTCTACTCCGTCGTCTACACGCTCGTGCTGAAGCCGAACACCCGTCAGAGCACGGTCATCGGCGGCGCCGCGGGCGCGCTCCCCGCGCTCATCGGCTGGGCCGCCGTCACCGGCGACGTGGGCGTCGCGGGGCTGGCGCTCGCGGCGGTCATCTTCCTGTGGACGCCCGCGCACTTCTACAACCTCGCGCTGGCGTACAAGGACGACTACGAGCGCGGCGGCTTCCCGCTGATGCCGGTCGTCAGCGGCGAATCCACCACCCGGAAGCACATCGTCTACTACCTCGGCGCGACGCTCGTCTCCGCGGTGGCGCTCTCGGAGTTCGCCGGCCTCGGCGTGCTGTACGCGGCGACGACGGTCGTCTTCGGCGCCGTGTTCCTGTACGCCGCAGTTCGGCTGCACCGCGAACGCGACCGGAGCGCAGCGATGCGCGCGTTCCACGCGTCGAACGCCTACCTCGGCTGCCTGCTCGTGGCGGTCGTCGTGGACGCGATGGTGGTCTGA
- the coxB gene encoding cytochrome c oxidase subunit II, with amino-acid sequence MRGKRLATVLVAAVGFLAAFADPVAAQQYQSVTESLIRSLNRTMLAAALPITLLVEGILVYTVWKFRNNDEAKPTKENRRLEITWTVATAVVLLFVGVAAYGVMAQPTVTATQADAQEAMAEDDTVVVDAVGVQWFWNYEYPEENLTVSSGTATGDVDYGNQPMVVPEDTKLVIRTESADVIHAFHAPEIGLKADAVPGQTNYLITEVNEKGTYQLYCAEFCGQGHSEMLGEIIVVEEDKYQEWVEDPENTSVGSGDN; translated from the coding sequence ATGAGAGGCAAGCGGCTCGCAACCGTTCTCGTCGCCGCCGTCGGCTTCCTCGCCGCGTTCGCGGACCCGGTCGCTGCCCAGCAGTACCAGTCGGTGACCGAGAGTCTCATCCGGAGCCTGAACCGGACGATGCTCGCGGCTGCGCTCCCCATCACCCTGCTCGTCGAGGGCATCCTCGTCTACACGGTGTGGAAGTTCCGGAACAACGACGAAGCGAAGCCGACCAAGGAGAACCGCCGGCTCGAAATCACGTGGACAGTCGCCACCGCCGTCGTCCTCCTGTTCGTCGGCGTCGCGGCGTACGGCGTGATGGCTCAGCCGACCGTCACCGCCACGCAGGCCGACGCCCAGGAAGCGATGGCCGAGGACGACACGGTCGTCGTCGACGCCGTCGGCGTCCAGTGGTTCTGGAACTACGAGTACCCCGAGGAGAACCTCACGGTGAGCTCCGGCACGGCCACCGGTGACGTCGACTACGGCAACCAACCGATGGTGGTCCCGGAGGACACGAAGCTCGTGATACGCACGGAGTCCGCGGACGTGATTCACGCGTTCCACGCGCCCGAAATCGGCCTGAAGGCCGACGCGGTTCCGGGTCAGACCAACTACCTCATCACGGAGGTCAACGAGAAGGGTACCTACCAGCTCTACTGCGCGGAGTTCTGCGGACAGGGCCACTCGGAGATGCTCGGTGAGATCATCGTCGTGGAGGAGGACAAGTACCAGGAGTGGGTCGAGGACCCGGAGAACACGAGCGTCGGCTCCGGCGACAACTGA
- a CDS encoding biotin--[acetyl-CoA-carboxylase] ligase, which translates to MTVDADRLRSLVDAPVVHRESVPSTNDIARAEGRDGAAHGTFVVADEQTAGRGRTGNTWASPPGGVWSSTLVRPSFDASHVGRLTFAGGLAAAETAEESGVDVDLKWPNDVVVGGDARKLCGVLTEAVVDEVPVAGKPVDEVLPGTDPADAELSFAVLGIGVNADLDPGDLDVDRDVTTLRAETGDVDATDVAATLHERLLAWVETVATDDGFADALDAWRERSATLGKRVRVETRDGGTVVGEATGVTSRGALVVETADGRVDVTEGECSRLRRA; encoded by the coding sequence GTGACCGTCGACGCCGACAGACTGCGCTCGCTCGTGGACGCGCCCGTCGTCCACCGCGAGTCGGTCCCGAGCACGAACGACATCGCACGCGCGGAGGGGAGAGACGGCGCGGCCCACGGCACGTTCGTCGTCGCCGACGAGCAGACGGCGGGCCGCGGCCGCACCGGGAACACGTGGGCGTCCCCGCCGGGCGGCGTCTGGTCGAGTACGCTCGTCCGCCCGAGTTTCGACGCGAGCCACGTCGGCCGCCTCACGTTCGCTGGCGGGCTCGCGGCCGCCGAGACGGCCGAGGAATCCGGCGTGGACGTCGACCTGAAGTGGCCGAACGACGTGGTCGTCGGCGGCGACGCGCGGAAGCTCTGCGGCGTGCTCACCGAAGCCGTCGTCGACGAAGTGCCGGTCGCCGGGAAGCCGGTCGACGAGGTGCTGCCGGGCACGGACCCCGCGGACGCCGAGCTGTCGTTCGCGGTGCTCGGTATCGGCGTGAACGCGGACCTCGACCCGGGCGACCTCGACGTTGACCGCGACGTGACGACACTCCGGGCAGAGACCGGCGACGTGGACGCGACCGACGTGGCGGCGACGCTGCACGAGCGGCTGCTCGCGTGGGTCGAGACGGTGGCGACCGACGACGGGTTCGCGGACGCGCTGGACGCGTGGCGGGAGCGCTCCGCGACGCTCGGCAAGCGCGTCCGCGTCGAGACCCGCGACGGCGGGACTGTCGTCGGCGAGGCGACGGGCGTCACGTCCCGCGGCGCGCTCGTCGTCGAGACGGCCGATGGACGCGTAGACGTGACCGAAGGCGAGTGCAGCCGGCTGCGGCGCGCGTAG
- a CDS encoding heme-copper oxidase subunit III yields MTVTDDSTEDHGHHLPAVEDWPKGFGEASWWPFVTAIGAAGFYIGAALYVLGQNDTLGFVGPMVGPAVFVGSVFVFLAGLYGWVYHAFVKHFWSRESSGGKALRWGMLLFLGTEIATFGAGFVYYFFVRAGAQWSEAVGAVPDGFLGVLVLANTAILVVSSITMHFAHVALRKGNRSRFLGLLVTTLVLGVVFIGGQIYEYYEFIVHEGLTLSGGVFESAFFGLTGLHGLHVSLGAVLLAIVTVRAFKGQYSHERDTSVTTVSMYWHFVDAVWIFLVVVLYAGAVVSF; encoded by the coding sequence ATGACCGTCACGGACGACTCGACCGAGGACCACGGCCACCACCTGCCGGCCGTGGAGGACTGGCCGAAGGGGTTCGGCGAGGCCAGCTGGTGGCCGTTCGTCACCGCTATCGGCGCCGCGGGCTTCTACATCGGCGCCGCCCTGTACGTCCTGGGACAGAACGACACGCTTGGATTCGTCGGCCCGATGGTCGGGCCGGCCGTCTTCGTGGGGAGCGTCTTCGTCTTCCTCGCGGGCCTGTACGGCTGGGTCTACCACGCCTTCGTCAAGCACTTCTGGAGCCGGGAGAGCTCCGGCGGGAAGGCCCTGCGCTGGGGGATGCTACTGTTCCTCGGCACCGAGATAGCGACGTTCGGCGCCGGGTTCGTCTACTACTTCTTCGTCCGCGCTGGCGCCCAGTGGTCGGAGGCCGTCGGCGCCGTCCCCGACGGGTTCCTCGGAGTGCTCGTTCTCGCGAACACCGCCATCCTGGTGGTGTCGAGTATCACGATGCACTTCGCGCACGTCGCGCTGCGGAAGGGGAACCGCTCGCGGTTCCTCGGTCTGCTCGTCACGACGCTCGTACTCGGCGTCGTGTTCATCGGCGGCCAGATCTACGAGTACTACGAGTTCATCGTCCACGAGGGGCTGACGCTCTCGGGCGGCGTCTTCGAGAGCGCGTTCTTCGGGCTGACCGGCCTCCACGGCCTCCACGTCTCGCTGGGCGCGGTGCTCCTGGCCATCGTCACCGTGCGCGCGTTCAAGGGCCAGTACTCCCACGAGCGGGACACCTCGGTCACCACCGTCTCGATGTACTGGCACTTCGTCGACGCCGTCTGGATCTTCCTCGTCGTCGTGCTGTACGCGGGCGCCGTCGTCAGCTTCTAA
- a CDS encoding C2H2-type zinc finger protein, with translation MTGKTDAPADAPRCSYCGEPFPSERLRALHRGLEHYDSLGDDERAAYEDAYHSETEDIRSFRLRALVVLVALYFGFLMTYAVVAV, from the coding sequence ATGACCGGGAAGACTGACGCCCCCGCGGACGCGCCCCGGTGTTCGTACTGCGGCGAGCCGTTCCCCAGCGAGCGCCTGCGCGCGCTCCACCGCGGCCTCGAACACTACGACAGCCTCGGCGACGACGAGCGAGCCGCCTACGAGGACGCCTACCACAGCGAGACCGAGGACATCCGCTCGTTCCGCCTGCGCGCGCTCGTCGTCCTCGTCGCGCTGTACTTCGGCTTCCTGATGACGTACGCCGTGGTCGCCGTCTGA
- a CDS encoding DUF6684 family protein — protein sequence MSSTIFDKDTLLDLTVNIVPLAILGFFFVGFILVNPWGESGISLERVLQFGIVGVTFIGLAHITYVSAKRIEAGDEDAEHDADEQH from the coding sequence ATGAGCTCCACCATCTTCGACAAGGACACCCTCCTCGACCTGACGGTCAACATCGTCCCGCTGGCCATCCTCGGGTTCTTCTTCGTCGGTTTCATCCTCGTGAACCCGTGGGGGGAGAGCGGCATCTCCCTGGAGCGGGTGCTCCAGTTCGGCATCGTCGGCGTGACCTTCATCGGCCTCGCCCACATCACGTACGTCTCCGCCAAACGCATCGAGGCCGGCGACGAGGACGCCGAGCACGACGCCGACGAGCAGCACTGA
- the ctaD gene encoding cytochrome c oxidase subunit I yields the protein MASSSLVLTVLMGVLLVAVAASLARLEDWRSYTPLSDVGGALGERTEHGHEEKPGGIVRWLTTVDHKDIGILYGTYGALAFVWGGLAVLLMRIELAAPGSDIISASFYNGLLTSHGITMLFLFGTPMIAAFGNYFIPLLIGADDMAFPRINAIAFWLLPPGAILVWSGFLLPSVATAQTAWTMYTPLSIEMASPAVDMMLLGLHLTGVSATMGAINFIATIFTERGDDVGWPNLDIFSWTMLTQSGLILFAFPLLGSALIMLLLDRNFGTTFFTVSGGDPILWQHLFWFFGHPEVYILVLPPMGLVSLILPKFSGRKLFGFKFVVYSTLAIGVLSFGVWAHHMFTTGIDPRLRASFMAVSLAIAIPSAVKVFNWITTMWNGKLRLTAPMLFCIGFVQNFIIGGVTGIFLAAIPVDLILHDTYYVVGHFHFIVYGAIGFALFAGTYYWFPMVTGRMYQKGLAHAHFWLGLVGSNLTFLAMLWLGYGGMPRRYATYLPRFLTAHQLATVGAFLIAISTLFWVWNMVVSWKEGERVDSADPWNLENTDQLTNDWEWYETQRDAPLPATDGGEPEDGQSAD from the coding sequence ATGGCCTCGTCATCACTGGTGCTAACCGTGCTGATGGGCGTGCTTCTCGTCGCGGTCGCCGCGTCCCTCGCTCGTCTCGAGGACTGGCGGTCGTACACGCCTCTCAGCGACGTGGGCGGTGCGCTCGGGGAGCGCACCGAACACGGCCACGAAGAGAAGCCGGGCGGCATCGTCCGGTGGCTCACGACAGTCGACCACAAGGACATCGGCATCCTGTACGGCACGTACGGCGCCCTCGCGTTCGTCTGGGGCGGCCTCGCCGTGCTCCTGATGCGCATCGAGCTCGCCGCGCCCGGCAGCGACATCATCAGCGCCTCGTTCTACAACGGCCTGCTGACCAGCCACGGCATCACGATGCTGTTCCTGTTCGGCACGCCGATGATCGCGGCGTTCGGGAACTACTTCATCCCGCTGCTGATCGGCGCCGACGACATGGCGTTCCCGCGCATCAACGCCATCGCGTTCTGGCTGCTGCCGCCGGGCGCCATCCTCGTCTGGTCGGGCTTCCTGCTGCCGAGCGTCGCGACCGCCCAGACCGCGTGGACGATGTACACGCCGCTGTCCATCGAGATGGCCAGCCCCGCGGTCGACATGATGCTGCTCGGCCTCCACCTCACGGGGGTCTCGGCGACGATGGGCGCGATCAACTTCATCGCGACCATCTTCACCGAGCGCGGCGACGACGTCGGCTGGCCGAACCTCGACATCTTCTCGTGGACGATGCTGACGCAGTCGGGGCTGATTCTGTTCGCGTTCCCGCTGCTCGGCAGCGCGCTCATCATGCTGCTGCTCGACCGGAACTTCGGGACGACGTTCTTCACCGTGTCGGGCGGTGACCCCATCCTCTGGCAGCACCTATTCTGGTTCTTCGGCCACCCCGAGGTGTACATCCTCGTGCTGCCGCCGATGGGGCTCGTCAGCCTCATCCTCCCGAAGTTCTCGGGGCGGAAGCTGTTCGGGTTCAAGTTCGTCGTCTACTCCACGCTCGCGATCGGCGTCCTCTCGTTCGGCGTGTGGGCCCACCACATGTTCACCACCGGCATCGACCCCCGCCTCCGGGCGAGCTTCATGGCGGTGTCACTCGCGATTGCGATACCGTCGGCGGTGAAGGTGTTCAACTGGATCACCACCATGTGGAACGGCAAGCTCCGGCTCACCGCGCCGATGCTGTTCTGCATCGGCTTCGTCCAGAACTTCATCATCGGCGGCGTCACCGGCATCTTCCTCGCCGCCATCCCCGTCGACCTCATCCTCCACGACACCTACTACGTCGTCGGCCACTTCCACTTCATCGTCTACGGCGCCATCGGGTTCGCGCTGTTCGCGGGCACCTACTACTGGTTCCCGATGGTCACCGGCCGCATGTACCAGAAGGGCCTCGCGCACGCTCACTTCTGGCTCGGTCTCGTCGGCTCGAACCTCACCTTCCTCGCGATGCTGTGGCTCGGCTACGGCGGCATGCCGCGGCGGTACGCCACCTACCTGCCGCGGTTCCTCACCGCTCACCAGCTCGCGACCGTAGGCGCGTTCCTCATCGCAATCAGTACCCTGTTCTGGGTGTGGAACATGGTCGTCTCCTGGAAGGAGGGGGAGCGCGTCGACTCCGCGGACCCGTGGAACCTCGAGAACACCGACCAGCTCACGAACGACTGGGAGTGGTACGAGACCCAGCGCGACGCTCCGCTCCCGGCGACGGACGGCGGCGAACCCGAGGACGGCCAGTCAGCGGACTGA